Proteins encoded in a region of the Ralstonia pseudosolanacearum genome:
- a CDS encoding response regulator, translating to MATILVVDDEMGIRELLSEILGDEGHVVEVAENAQQAREHRNGATPDLVLLDIWMPDTDGVTLLKEWASQGLLTMPVIMMSGHATIDTAVEATKIGALNFLEKPIALQKLLAAVEQGLARGKERPRVSPAAPLAVAAVGGGSAPLATAAQGAVLATDRVDVNGAPVRAAEGGGMQFSFDMPLREARDLFERAYFEYHLQREGGSMTRVAEKTGLERTHLYRKLKQLGVELSRNKGEPSV from the coding sequence ATGGCCACCATCCTCGTTGTCGACGACGAAATGGGTATTCGAGAGTTGCTCTCCGAAATTCTCGGAGACGAAGGACACGTTGTCGAAGTCGCCGAGAACGCGCAGCAGGCGCGCGAACACCGCAACGGCGCCACGCCTGACCTGGTGCTGCTCGATATCTGGATGCCGGACACCGACGGCGTGACGCTGCTCAAGGAGTGGGCCTCGCAGGGGCTGCTGACGATGCCGGTCATCATGATGTCCGGCCACGCCACCATCGACACGGCGGTGGAAGCCACCAAGATCGGTGCGCTCAACTTCCTGGAAAAGCCGATCGCCTTGCAGAAGCTGCTGGCAGCGGTGGAGCAGGGCCTGGCGCGTGGCAAGGAAAGGCCGCGCGTCTCGCCGGCGGCACCGTTGGCAGTTGCGGCCGTCGGTGGGGGCAGCGCACCGCTTGCGACCGCTGCGCAGGGGGCGGTTCTGGCGACGGATCGCGTCGACGTGAACGGCGCACCGGTGCGCGCGGCCGAGGGCGGCGGCATGCAGTTCTCGTTCGATATGCCGCTGCGCGAGGCGCGCGATCTGTTCGAGCGTGCCTACTTCGAATACCACCTGCAGCGCGAAGGCGGCAGCATGACCCGCGTGGCAGAGAAGACCGGACTGGAGCGTACCCACCTGTACCGCAAGCTCAAGCAACTGGGCGTGGAGCTGTCGCGCAACAAGGGTGAACCGTCGGTCTGA
- a CDS encoding DUF4390 domain-containing protein, whose amino-acid sequence MTALLRPSTWLLAVPRFRQVLHRLVVLGMLCLWWPAAAPAQTIDVGRTQLEYADGGWNLSADFDFDLPGNLEDAVNKGIALYFLVEFELIRPRWYWFDDHAVSATRVVRLSYQPLTRQYRVSTGGLQVPFSRLKDAVDFMQHVRGWRVFEQRAVKAGEAVQAEVRMRLDVTQLPKPFQINAVNTRDWNLASEWKRFSFVVPNEPVPPTPSPVPPVPPAQLPTSAPPAGPAPNPASSPASGTLGLSPNPGWGMGAAGSGNNTPSLLLAPAK is encoded by the coding sequence GTGACTGCACTCCTTCGCCCATCGACCTGGCTGCTGGCGGTGCCCCGGTTCCGGCAAGTTCTGCATCGGCTGGTCGTGCTGGGCATGCTGTGCCTGTGGTGGCCGGCCGCTGCGCCGGCGCAGACCATCGACGTCGGACGCACGCAGCTGGAATACGCCGACGGGGGCTGGAACCTCTCCGCCGATTTCGATTTCGATCTGCCGGGTAATCTCGAAGATGCCGTCAACAAGGGCATCGCGCTGTATTTCCTCGTCGAGTTTGAACTGATCCGTCCGCGCTGGTACTGGTTCGACGACCACGCCGTCAGCGCGACCCGCGTGGTGCGGCTGTCGTACCAACCGCTTACGCGCCAGTACCGGGTCTCGACCGGCGGTCTGCAGGTGCCGTTCTCGCGGCTGAAGGACGCGGTCGATTTCATGCAGCACGTGCGGGGCTGGCGCGTGTTCGAGCAGCGCGCGGTCAAGGCCGGCGAGGCGGTGCAGGCCGAAGTCCGCATGCGCCTGGATGTGACCCAGCTGCCCAAGCCGTTCCAGATCAACGCCGTCAACACGCGCGACTGGAATCTCGCCTCCGAGTGGAAGCGCTTTTCGTTCGTGGTGCCCAACGAACCGGTGCCGCCCACGCCGTCGCCCGTGCCGCCTGTGCCGCCGGCGCAGTTGCCCACGAGCGCGCCGCCTGCCGGTCCGGCGCCGAACCCGGCCTCCTCTCCGGCGTCCGGCACGCTGGGCCTGTCGCCCAATCCGGGTTGGGGCATGGGCGCGGCGGGGTCGGGCAACAATACGCCATCGCTGCTGCTGGCCCCAGCCAAATGA
- a CDS encoding aspartate aminotransferase family protein, whose protein sequence is MTPSTTSVFHRDPRKTLPTAVGGEGMMLIDAEGKRYLDASGGAAVSCLGHGHPRVVEAICKQVRALAYAHTSFFTTAVAEELAARLAAAAPGDLDHVYFVSGGSEAIEAALKLARQYFVEIGQPQRQYFIARRQSYHGNTLGALAIGGNAWRREPFLPLLVPAHHVSPCFAYRERRDGETDAQYVQRLADELDAKIVELGADRVAAFIAETVVGATAGAVPPVADYFRKIRAVCDRHGVLLILDEVMSGMGRTGHLFACEEDGVVPDLIAIAKGLGGGYQPIGAMIASDRIYDAITRGSGFFQHGHTYIGHATACAAALEVQKVIAEENLLANVLARGEQLRAALRERFAAHPHVGDVRGRGLFVGVELVADRGTKAPLPPERKTHARVRAEAMQRGLMVYPMGGTIDGQRGDHILLAPPFIATAQDIDAIVARLGDAVEAATARALETA, encoded by the coding sequence ATGACGCCCTCCACCACTTCCGTTTTCCATCGCGACCCGCGCAAGACGCTGCCGACCGCCGTCGGCGGCGAAGGCATGATGCTGATCGATGCCGAAGGCAAGCGTTACCTCGACGCCAGCGGTGGCGCGGCGGTTTCGTGCCTGGGCCATGGGCATCCGCGCGTGGTCGAGGCCATCTGCAAGCAGGTGCGCGCGCTGGCCTATGCCCACACGTCGTTCTTCACCACCGCCGTGGCGGAGGAGCTGGCCGCGCGCCTGGCCGCGGCCGCGCCGGGTGACCTGGATCATGTCTATTTCGTCTCCGGCGGCTCGGAGGCCATCGAGGCGGCGCTGAAGCTGGCGCGCCAGTACTTTGTCGAGATCGGCCAGCCGCAGCGCCAGTACTTCATCGCGCGCCGACAGAGCTATCACGGCAACACGCTGGGCGCGCTGGCGATCGGCGGCAACGCGTGGCGGCGCGAGCCGTTCCTGCCGCTGCTGGTGCCGGCGCACCATGTGTCGCCGTGCTTCGCTTACCGCGAGCGGCGCGACGGCGAGACCGACGCGCAATACGTGCAGCGCCTGGCCGACGAGCTGGACGCCAAGATCGTCGAGCTGGGGGCGGACCGCGTCGCCGCGTTCATCGCCGAGACGGTGGTGGGCGCTACGGCCGGCGCGGTGCCGCCGGTGGCCGATTACTTCCGCAAGATCCGCGCGGTGTGCGACCGCCACGGCGTGCTGCTGATCCTGGACGAGGTGATGTCCGGCATGGGCCGCACCGGCCATCTCTTCGCGTGCGAGGAGGACGGCGTGGTGCCCGACCTGATCGCCATCGCCAAGGGGCTGGGCGGCGGCTACCAGCCGATCGGCGCGATGATTGCCAGCGACCGCATCTATGACGCGATCACGCGCGGCTCGGGCTTCTTCCAGCACGGCCACACCTACATCGGCCATGCCACGGCATGCGCGGCGGCGCTGGAGGTGCAGAAGGTGATTGCCGAAGAGAACCTGCTCGCCAATGTGCTGGCGCGCGGCGAGCAGTTGCGCGCCGCGCTGCGCGAGCGCTTTGCCGCGCATCCGCACGTGGGCGATGTGCGCGGCCGAGGCCTGTTCGTCGGCGTGGAGCTGGTGGCGGACCGGGGCACCAAGGCGCCCCTGCCGCCTGAGCGCAAGACGCATGCGCGCGTGCGGGCCGAGGCGATGCAGCGCGGCCTGATGGTGTATCCGATGGGCGGCACCATCGACGGCCAGCGCGGCGACCACATCCTGCTGGCGCCGCCGTTCATCGCCACCGCGCAGGACATCGACGCGATCGTCGCGCGCCTGGGCGATGCGGTCGAGGCGGCCACCGCCCGCGCGCTGGAGACGGCATGA
- a CDS encoding transporter substrate-binding domain-containing protein, producing MRFTLRCIPLALAGAIAASVLPAQAEALDGTLKKIQDSNTILIGVRESSIPFSYRDSKNQIIGFSADLCARVIDAVKQKVGKPDLQVQQIPVTSQNRTALVQNGSVDLECGVTTHLKSREQQTAFSTTFFIAATRLLTSVHSGVKDFPDLAGKSVITNAGTTSERILRKMNDEKKMSMNVISGKDYGESFLTLQSGRVQAFMMDDVLLAGARTLAQKPADWVVTGTPQSFEAYGFMLRKDDPQFKKLVDDTLTGVMKRGEINALYAKWFEKPVPPKGVNFGFPMSEQLKALYASPNDTPFE from the coding sequence ATGCGTTTCACCCTTCGCTGTATCCCGCTCGCGCTGGCCGGCGCGATCGCTGCGTCCGTCCTGCCCGCGCAGGCCGAGGCGCTCGACGGCACGCTCAAGAAGATCCAGGACAGCAACACCATCCTGATCGGCGTGCGCGAATCGTCGATTCCGTTTTCGTATCGCGACAGCAAGAACCAGATCATCGGCTTCTCGGCCGACCTGTGCGCGCGCGTGATCGATGCGGTCAAGCAGAAGGTCGGCAAGCCGGACCTGCAGGTGCAGCAGATTCCCGTCACCTCGCAGAACCGCACGGCGCTGGTGCAGAACGGCTCGGTGGACCTGGAGTGCGGCGTGACCACGCACCTGAAGTCGCGCGAACAGCAGACGGCGTTCTCGACCACCTTTTTCATCGCCGCCACGCGCCTGCTGACCAGCGTGCATTCGGGCGTGAAGGACTTTCCGGATCTGGCCGGCAAGTCGGTCATCACCAATGCCGGCACCACGTCGGAGCGCATCCTGCGCAAGATGAACGACGAGAAGAAGATGAGCATGAACGTCATCAGCGGCAAGGACTACGGCGAGTCCTTCCTGACGCTGCAGAGCGGCCGCGTGCAGGCCTTCATGATGGATGACGTGCTGCTGGCCGGCGCGCGCACGCTGGCGCAGAAGCCGGCCGACTGGGTCGTGACCGGTACGCCGCAGTCGTTCGAGGCCTACGGCTTCATGCTGCGAAAGGATGATCCGCAGTTCAAGAAGCTGGTGGACGACACCCTCACCGGCGTCATGAAGCGCGGCGAGATCAACGCGCTGTATGCCAAGTGGTTCGAGAAGCCGGTGCCGCCCAAGGGCGTCAACTTCGGCTTCCCGATGAGCGAGCAGCTCAAGGCGCTGTACGCCAGCCCGAACGACACGCCGTTCGAGTAA
- a CDS encoding multifunctional CCA addition/repair protein: MTQHAASAGDAIVDPATHGLDVYAVGGAIRDTLLGLPVQDRDYVVVGATPEAMEARGFRTVGKDFPVFLHPRTQAEYALARTERKTAAGYKGFSVYYAPDVTLEDDLIRRDLTINAMAQRVAEDGALVGPVIDPYGGQADLASRTFRHVSGAFVEDPVRILRVARFAARFAEFHVAPETRALMQRMAEAGEVDALVPERVWQELARGLLEARPSRLFAVLRDCGALARLLPELDRLWGVPQRADYHPEVDTGVHTMMVVDTAAAMDTPLPVRFAALVHDLGKGTTPADILPRHVGHEARGVPMIEDICRRLRVPTDCRDLAIMVAREHGNIHRSDGFDATALVRLLERCDALRKPERFRQALLACEADARGRLGFEQRDYPQPERLLRALQAAASIDAGAVAKRYADSPAHIKQAVHVARIEAVAQAGL; the protein is encoded by the coding sequence TCCGGCCACGCATGGGCTCGACGTGTATGCCGTGGGCGGCGCCATTCGCGACACCCTGCTGGGCCTGCCCGTGCAGGATCGCGATTACGTCGTCGTCGGCGCCACGCCAGAGGCGATGGAGGCGCGCGGCTTCCGCACCGTGGGCAAAGATTTCCCGGTCTTCCTGCACCCGCGCACGCAGGCCGAGTACGCGCTGGCCCGCACCGAGCGCAAGACGGCGGCCGGCTACAAGGGCTTCTCGGTCTACTACGCCCCCGACGTCACGCTCGAAGACGACCTGATCCGCCGCGACCTGACCATCAACGCGATGGCGCAACGCGTGGCGGAGGACGGCGCGCTGGTCGGCCCCGTCATCGACCCGTACGGCGGGCAGGCGGATCTCGCCTCGCGCACCTTCCGCCACGTTTCCGGGGCCTTCGTCGAAGACCCGGTGCGCATCCTGCGCGTGGCGCGCTTTGCCGCGCGCTTCGCCGAGTTCCACGTCGCCCCCGAGACCCGCGCGCTGATGCAGCGCATGGCCGAGGCCGGCGAGGTGGATGCGCTGGTGCCCGAGCGGGTCTGGCAGGAGCTGGCGCGCGGGCTGCTGGAGGCGCGGCCGTCGCGCCTGTTCGCCGTGCTGCGCGACTGCGGCGCGCTGGCCCGCCTGCTGCCCGAGCTCGACCGGCTGTGGGGCGTGCCGCAGCGCGCCGACTATCACCCCGAGGTCGACACCGGCGTGCACACCATGATGGTCGTCGACACCGCTGCCGCCATGGATACGCCGCTGCCGGTGCGCTTTGCCGCGCTGGTGCACGATCTCGGCAAGGGCACCACGCCCGCCGACATCCTGCCGCGCCACGTCGGCCACGAAGCGCGCGGCGTGCCCATGATCGAAGACATCTGCCGGCGCCTGCGCGTGCCCACCGACTGCCGAGACCTGGCCATCATGGTGGCGCGCGAGCACGGCAACATCCACCGCAGCGACGGGTTCGACGCCACCGCGCTGGTGCGCCTGCTGGAGCGCTGCGACGCGCTGCGCAAACCCGAGCGCTTCCGCCAGGCGCTGCTGGCGTGCGAGGCCGACGCGCGCGGCCGCCTGGGCTTCGAGCAGCGCGACTACCCGCAGCCCGAGCGGCTGCTGCGGGCCTTGCAGGCCGCCGCATCAATCGATGCCGGCGCCGTCGCCAAGCGCTACGCCGACAGCCCCGCGCACATCAAGCAGGCCGTGCACGTGGCCCGCATCGAGGCCGTCGCGCAGGCCGGCCTCTGA
- a CDS encoding MurR/RpiR family transcriptional regulator → MTFDELMQTLRDRAADLSPQLQRAAMLLESNRSDIALLSMRDLARRCELPPATFSRLARALGFEDFAALREVCVSHLRQQAEGYAGRATALPSTGSDGSEAERIGVAIGAHVQTAFSPANLAALEAVAEALCTARRVFLLGARSCLALTHAFGYAAQLFDDKVTVCAGHGNTLADPLRFCGQGDMVVAVTFDPYTREVIDAMQYAHARGARLVYLTDSALAPGAELAWQQLIAPVAVPSFFHSLAAPLALLDALLMAWFRRAGPAALARLADSDAQLKQQQAYVRNARRSEAAIAAPAQS, encoded by the coding sequence ATGACCTTTGACGAGCTGATGCAGACCCTGCGCGACCGCGCAGCCGACCTGTCGCCGCAACTGCAGCGGGCCGCGATGTTGCTGGAATCCAACCGGAGCGACATCGCGCTGCTGTCGATGCGCGATCTGGCGCGGCGCTGTGAACTGCCGCCGGCGACTTTCTCGCGGCTGGCGAGGGCGCTGGGCTTCGAGGATTTCGCCGCGCTGCGCGAGGTGTGCGTCAGCCACCTGCGCCAGCAGGCCGAAGGCTATGCCGGGCGCGCGACGGCGCTGCCGAGCACCGGCTCGGACGGGTCGGAGGCCGAGCGCATCGGCGTGGCCATCGGTGCGCATGTGCAGACGGCGTTTTCGCCGGCCAACCTGGCGGCGCTGGAGGCCGTGGCCGAGGCGCTGTGCACCGCCCGCCGCGTGTTCCTGCTCGGCGCGCGCAGCTGCCTGGCGCTGACCCATGCGTTCGGCTATGCCGCCCAGCTGTTCGACGACAAGGTCACCGTGTGCGCCGGCCATGGCAACACGCTGGCCGATCCGCTGCGCTTCTGCGGCCAGGGCGACATGGTCGTGGCCGTGACCTTCGATCCGTACACGCGCGAGGTGATCGACGCGATGCAGTATGCGCACGCGCGCGGCGCCCGCCTGGTCTACCTGACCGACAGCGCGCTGGCGCCCGGCGCGGAACTGGCTTGGCAACAGCTGATCGCGCCGGTGGCCGTGCCGTCGTTCTTCCATTCGCTGGCGGCGCCGCTGGCGCTGCTCGATGCCTTGCTGATGGCCTGGTTCCGTCGCGCGGGGCCGGCCGCGCTGGCCCGTCTGGCCGACAGCGATGCCCAGCTCAAGCAACAGCAAGCCTATGTACGCAACGCGCGCCGCAGCGAAGCGGCCATCGCCGCGCCCGCGCAGTCCTGA
- a CDS encoding sensor histidine kinase gives MIFDRSYKRLLYQVVAGTIVFLAIVLVGLLAAASANTEFFDRYFTLLYKVNLVIGVLLVVIIGGLMLALAMRARRGKFGTRLMTKLAVFFGVVGVLPGVLIYLVSLQFVSRSIESWFDVKVESALEAGLNLGRTTMDASLAELQNKGRLIAEQLGDGSMSATAITLNRLREQFGVQEATIFTGSGRVVATSSNTYDTLVPEFPSQAVLEQARAPGGYASLEGGSDSAADGEAASAPAARAGGRRSDLYQLRVVLALGTMARTDAALTPHTPVRKWAGSGLLADRRPDDSSTRGFGLIGEAGREERFLELVQPVPQALARNADAVQRAYQEYQEKALGRTGLRKMYIGTLTLTLFLAVFIAVMLALLLGAQLARPLLMLLQGTREVAEGDLSPKRELHTRDELGLLTQQFNQMTRQLADARRAVEQNRAALEQSKAYLESVLTNLTAGVFVFDHRLVLLTANPGAERIFKQPFGAWVGQSLSGITPLQAFAGTLEHAFAVHDVSAAAGGAAAHWQKQVEIPLADEDEPLTLLVRGTRLPGPSVDARGTERGYVVVFDDISDVISAQRSVAWGEVARRLAHEIKNPLTPIQLSAERLEMKLSPKLTDADAEVLRRGATTIVNQVAAMKRMVDDFRDYARTPPAVLQDLDLNALCTEVLHLYGIDHPGQSEHAVIEVRLGEGLPLIKGDPTQLRQVIHNLLQNAQDAVADNEAAGRPAAHVMLQTDTVEYDDASGARRQAVRLGIADNGTGFSSRILNRAFEPYVTTKAKGTGLGLAMVKKIMDEHGARIELRNRQSGTDTVGAQVSILFVKLA, from the coding sequence ATGATCTTCGATCGCAGCTACAAGCGCCTGCTGTACCAGGTGGTGGCCGGCACCATCGTCTTCCTGGCGATCGTGCTGGTCGGCCTGCTGGCGGCCGCCTCGGCCAATACCGAGTTCTTCGACCGCTACTTCACCCTGCTCTACAAGGTCAACCTCGTCATCGGCGTGCTGCTGGTGGTGATCATCGGCGGGCTGATGCTGGCGCTGGCGATGCGCGCGCGTCGCGGCAAGTTCGGCACGCGGCTGATGACCAAGCTGGCGGTGTTCTTCGGCGTGGTGGGCGTGCTGCCGGGCGTGCTGATCTACCTGGTGTCGCTGCAGTTCGTCTCGCGCAGCATCGAGTCGTGGTTCGACGTGAAGGTGGAGTCGGCGCTCGAGGCGGGCCTGAATCTCGGGCGCACCACCATGGACGCGTCGCTGGCGGAGCTGCAGAACAAGGGCCGCCTGATCGCCGAGCAGCTTGGCGATGGCTCGATGTCGGCCACCGCCATCACGCTGAACCGGCTGCGCGAGCAGTTCGGCGTGCAGGAGGCGACCATCTTCACCGGCAGCGGCCGCGTGGTGGCGACGTCGTCGAACACGTATGACACGCTCGTGCCGGAATTTCCCAGCCAGGCCGTGCTGGAGCAGGCGCGCGCGCCGGGCGGCTATGCCAGCCTGGAAGGTGGCAGCGACAGCGCGGCCGACGGCGAAGCCGCTTCGGCGCCCGCGGCGCGCGCGGGCGGCCGCCGCAGCGATTTGTACCAGCTCCGGGTGGTGCTGGCGCTCGGAACCATGGCGCGCACCGATGCCGCGCTGACGCCCCATACGCCGGTGCGCAAGTGGGCCGGCTCGGGTCTGCTGGCCGATCGTCGTCCGGACGACAGCAGCACGCGCGGCTTCGGCCTGATCGGCGAGGCCGGGCGCGAGGAGCGCTTCCTGGAACTGGTGCAGCCGGTGCCGCAGGCGCTCGCGCGCAACGCCGACGCTGTGCAGCGGGCCTACCAGGAATACCAGGAGAAGGCGCTCGGCCGCACCGGCCTGCGCAAGATGTACATCGGGACGCTGACGCTGACGCTGTTTCTCGCGGTGTTTATTGCGGTGATGCTGGCGCTGCTGCTCGGCGCGCAGTTGGCGCGTCCGCTGCTGATGCTGCTGCAGGGCACGCGCGAGGTGGCCGAGGGGGACCTGTCGCCCAAGCGCGAACTCCACACGCGCGACGAGCTCGGCCTGCTGACCCAGCAGTTCAACCAGATGACGCGCCAATTGGCCGATGCGCGCCGCGCCGTGGAGCAGAATCGCGCGGCGCTCGAGCAGTCCAAGGCCTATCTCGAGAGCGTCCTGACCAACCTGACGGCCGGCGTGTTCGTGTTCGATCACCGCCTGGTGCTGCTGACCGCCAACCCCGGCGCCGAGCGCATCTTCAAGCAGCCGTTCGGCGCGTGGGTCGGCCAGTCCCTGTCCGGCATCACGCCGCTGCAGGCGTTTGCCGGCACGCTCGAACATGCCTTCGCCGTGCACGATGTGAGCGCCGCGGCCGGCGGCGCGGCGGCCCACTGGCAGAAGCAGGTGGAGATTCCGCTGGCCGACGAGGACGAGCCCCTCACCCTGCTGGTGCGCGGCACGCGGCTGCCGGGGCCGTCGGTGGACGCGCGCGGCACGGAGCGCGGCTACGTGGTGGTGTTCGACGACATCTCCGACGTGATCTCGGCGCAGCGCTCGGTGGCCTGGGGCGAAGTGGCCCGGCGGCTCGCGCACGAGATCAAGAATCCGCTCACGCCGATCCAGCTCTCCGCCGAGCGCCTGGAGATGAAGCTCTCGCCCAAGCTGACGGACGCCGATGCCGAGGTGCTGCGGCGCGGCGCGACCACCATCGTCAACCAGGTCGCGGCGATGAAGCGCATGGTCGACGACTTCCGCGACTATGCGCGCACGCCGCCGGCCGTGCTGCAGGACCTCGATCTGAACGCGCTGTGCACCGAGGTGCTGCACCTGTACGGCATCGATCACCCGGGCCAGAGCGAACACGCCGTCATCGAAGTCAGGCTGGGCGAAGGCCTGCCGCTCATCAAGGGCGACCCGACGCAGTTGCGGCAGGTCATCCACAACCTGCTGCAGAACGCGCAGGACGCCGTCGCCGACAACGAAGCGGCCGGGCGCCCCGCTGCGCATGTCATGTTGCAAACTGACACGGTAGAATACGACGACGCCTCGGGCGCGCGGCGTCAGGCGGTCCGGCTCGGCATCGCGGATAACGGGACGGGGTTCTCATCCCGCATCCTCAACCGCGCATTCGAGCCGTACGTGACGACCAAAGCCAAGGGCACTGGATTGGGCTTGGCCATGGTGAAGAAGATCATGGACGAGCACGGGGCGCGCATTGAATTGCGCAACCGCCAGTCGGGCACCGACACCGTCGGCGCCCAGGTTTCCATTCTGTTCGTAAAACTTGCCTAG
- a CDS encoding BKACE family enzyme codes for MTLPLSIAVAPNGARKTHADHPALPITPDELAACARQCVDAGAAMLHLHVRRADGTHSLEPDDYRPAIARVKQAVGDALVIQITTEAVGIYGPAQQMASVRALRPEAISAALRELVPNAAHEAEAARFFAELAVARTAIQYILYSDDDVVRYRDLRARGVLPDAPHWVLFVLGRYSAGQRSEPADLLPFLRAWADGGDLTAGVPWAMCAFGPREADCALAAALLGGHVRLGFENNMALPDGSPAPDNAALVAHFRRHTDALHRPLASAADLRAWFAR; via the coding sequence ATGACGCTGCCGCTGTCCATTGCCGTCGCGCCCAACGGTGCGCGCAAGACCCACGCCGACCATCCCGCGCTGCCGATCACGCCGGACGAGCTGGCCGCCTGCGCCCGCCAGTGCGTCGATGCCGGCGCGGCGATGCTGCATCTGCATGTGCGCCGCGCCGACGGCACGCACAGCCTGGAGCCCGACGACTACCGCCCGGCCATCGCCCGCGTGAAGCAGGCGGTGGGCGATGCGCTGGTGATCCAGATCACCACCGAGGCGGTCGGCATCTACGGCCCCGCGCAGCAGATGGCGTCGGTGCGTGCGCTGCGGCCGGAGGCGATTTCCGCCGCGCTGCGCGAGCTGGTGCCGAATGCGGCGCACGAGGCCGAGGCAGCGCGCTTCTTCGCTGAGCTGGCCGTGGCGCGCACGGCCATCCAGTACATCCTCTATTCCGACGACGACGTGGTGCGCTACCGCGACTTGCGCGCGCGCGGCGTGCTGCCCGATGCGCCGCACTGGGTGCTGTTCGTGCTCGGCCGCTACAGCGCGGGGCAGCGTTCCGAGCCGGCCGACCTGCTGCCCTTCCTGCGCGCTTGGGCCGACGGCGGCGACCTCACCGCCGGCGTGCCGTGGGCGATGTGCGCCTTCGGGCCGCGCGAGGCCGATTGCGCGCTGGCCGCCGCGCTGCTGGGCGGCCACGTTCGGCTCGGCTTCGAGAACAACATGGCGTTGCCCGACGGCAGCCCCGCGCCCGACAACGCCGCGCTCGTGGCCCACTTTCGCCGCCATACCGATGCGCTGCACCGGCCGCTCGCCAGCGCGGCCGACCTGCGCGCGTGGTTTGCCCGCTAG
- the rsmB gene encoding 16S rRNA (cytosine(967)-C(5))-methyltransferase RsmB, producing the protein MRLPPDSLAHALSLAAAVIGRLRQGTALPQAIDAACPGQPGATRGAVQDLAYRATRWLGSADWLIRTLIPRPPAEGAANLLRVALAQLLDTPPPYAPFTVVDQTVRAASADPKLAHAKGMINGVLRRFLREQADLTAAMQADPVAAINYPAWWIGAVREAYPEAWQAILAAGNRRPPMVLRVNPGRVPVEAYLARLAEAGIEAERVGAQAVRLARAMPVGELPGFAEGDVSVQDAGAQLAAALLDVASGQRVLDACAAPGGKTGHLLELADGLDVVALESDAARAARIGENLARLGQTATVCVGDAAKPDAWWDGRPFDRILVDVPCSAAGIVRRHPDIRWLRRPADLPALAALQRDIVSALWACLKPGGKLVYVTCSIFPTEGEAQARWFESRLQDAIRLHAPGQLLPAMPEAAGGFVPGVSSLPLDHDGFYYAVFQKRS; encoded by the coding sequence ATGCGTCTGCCGCCTGATTCCCTCGCCCATGCCCTGTCGCTCGCCGCTGCCGTCATTGGCCGGTTGCGGCAGGGGACGGCGCTGCCGCAGGCCATCGATGCCGCATGCCCGGGCCAGCCCGGTGCCACGCGCGGCGCGGTGCAGGATCTCGCCTATCGCGCCACGCGCTGGCTCGGCAGCGCCGATTGGCTGATCCGCACGCTGATTCCGCGCCCGCCCGCCGAGGGCGCCGCCAACCTGCTGCGCGTGGCGCTGGCTCAGCTGCTCGATACGCCGCCGCCCTATGCGCCGTTCACGGTCGTCGACCAGACCGTGCGTGCGGCCTCGGCCGACCCGAAGCTCGCGCATGCCAAGGGCATGATCAACGGGGTGCTGCGGCGTTTCCTGCGGGAGCAGGCAGACCTGACGGCCGCCATGCAGGCCGATCCGGTGGCGGCGATCAACTATCCGGCCTGGTGGATCGGTGCCGTGCGCGAGGCCTACCCCGAGGCATGGCAGGCCATCCTGGCGGCCGGCAACCGTCGTCCGCCGATGGTGTTGCGCGTCAACCCTGGCCGTGTGCCGGTCGAGGCCTACCTCGCGCGCCTGGCCGAGGCCGGCATCGAGGCCGAACGTGTCGGCGCGCAGGCCGTGCGCCTGGCGCGCGCGATGCCGGTGGGCGAGTTGCCCGGCTTCGCCGAGGGCGATGTCTCGGTGCAGGATGCGGGCGCGCAACTGGCAGCGGCGCTGCTCGATGTGGCGTCCGGCCAGCGCGTGCTGGATGCCTGCGCCGCGCCGGGCGGCAAGACCGGCCATCTGCTGGAGCTCGCCGACGGCCTGGACGTGGTCGCGCTCGAATCCGATGCCGCGCGCGCCGCACGCATCGGCGAGAACCTGGCGCGGCTGGGGCAGACCGCCACCGTTTGCGTGGGCGACGCGGCCAAGCCCGATGCATGGTGGGACGGCCGCCCGTTCGACCGCATCCTGGTCGACGTGCCGTGCTCCGCGGCGGGCATCGTGCGGCGCCATCCGGACATCCGCTGGCTGCGTCGTCCGGCCGATCTGCCTGCGCTGGCTGCGCTGCAGCGGGACATCGTAAGCGCGCTATGGGCATGCCTGAAGCCCGGTGGCAAGCTGGTTTACGTCACCTGTTCGATTTTCCCGACGGAAGGCGAGGCCCAGGCCCGATGGTTTGAAAGCCGTCTGCAAGATGCGATACGATTGCACGCGCCCGGCCAGTTGCTGCCGGCCATGCCCGAGGCGGCTGGCGGCTTCGTTCCTGGTGTCTCATCCCTGCCGCTCGACCACGACGGCTTCTATTACGCGGTGTTCCAGAAACGGTCCTGA